DNA sequence from the Cucurbita pepo subsp. pepo cultivar mu-cu-16 chromosome LG06, ASM280686v2, whole genome shotgun sequence genome:
TTATCATTCTTGGaggactaaatttaaaattaaatgaaactatgattcaaagtatagatactaaaataatattttgatgtatataaaattgagaaatcttttggaactcaaatctaatttaaactttgagatttgtatttatttaatttttaatcttcaagTATCTTAAATTTATGGGTATATACAGATTGGGTTAAGTTAGATAAATGCTTGGATTGAGTCGATTGGATGGTTAGGTTATCATATATGTTacgttaataactaaaatttcataaagcTCAAACATTAAACATCCATTACAATACATCAATAGAATAAttatatacattaaataattttaatcttcgtaataatcttaaaaataggATAGGATATGGTTGGATTGTAATCCCATTTTCCGTTTGgttggaatttttttatttttaaaaaaatcaactaaaaaaaatctaacatcaccaaacttttatattttaggttaGATAGTTCAAGCGGGTCGTATTCTTGAATCGTTTGAACactcctttttaattttatgtctaacatattcttaaactttaaaagtgTATAACAcagaacttttaattttatatctaatagatccttaaattttttatctgggatcaacctttttttttttaatctaccAACGTagcaaaattaaattttttattagaaataacacttaaatttatatctaatatatcaattatttttataaaatttaaatcaattaattttacaaaatttaaatatgtattatatatatatatatataaataaataatgtagtGCTATGAAAAGTCTCCGGTTAAAGAGAAAATAAGTCAAAATTACAGAGAAAAAATGCTGCTGCTCTGCGAGGCTGCGACAAAGACAATCTCGATGCCTCGCCTTTGTATCCGTATATAAACCCCCCAGAATTGTCGCCTACCCGATGCCATTTGCACCTCAATCCTCTCTTCCCTCCCTCGATTTCcccccttctctctctctttcataCCTTCTTCCGTCGCCGGTGCTGTTTCCGGCCGCCGTTAGCTTCTGAGTGGTCGTCCTCAGGTGGGTCTTCATGGGTTTCATCGGAGGTTTCTTTATTGATTGGTTTGAGTGACCATTATGTGAATTCTTTTATTGCCTTTTCGAAATTCTGATGTTCTTGGCACTCTATGCAATGCAAGTTCATTTGCTGCATCAATTTAGGAATTTAATGAAGCCccctttgtttttgttggaatTTGTTGTGCTTCTGTAGGGATGTTTGTGTGGAATAATAGCATGCCATGGTGATATGCCTTTGAATGACCAAGaatttgattgttttattAAGGACGTAAGTTTGTAAGTTACGTTTAAATTGTTTGTTTCACCGTTGTATTAttagaaaccacgactctccacgatggtatgatattgtccactttgagcataagctctcatggctttgcttttggtttcccgaaaggcctcgtaccaatggagatgtattccttacttataaatccatgttcaacctcttaattagccgatgtgggcaacaatcctccccttgaacaaagtacatcatagagcctcccttgaggcctatggagccctcgaatagccttctcttaatcaaggctcgactccttctctggagccccgacacttgagtcacttttgactacaccttcgaggctcacaacttctttgtttgacatttgaggattctattgacatggctaaattaaggacatgactctgataccaacgtTAGGAATCATGggtctccacaatggtatgatattgtccactttgagcattgcttttggtttcttcgaaagacctcgtaccaatggagatgtattccttacttataaactcatgatcaaccccttaattagctgatgtgggactcctcacccaacaatcctcctctcgaataaagtacaccatagagcctctcctaaggcctatggagccctcgaacaacctctccttaatcgaggctcgactccttctctggggcccttgaacaaagtacaccctttgttcgatacttgagtcacttttgactacaccttcgaggctaacaacttatttgttcgatatttgaggattctatttacatggctaagttaaaggcatggctcttataccatgaTAGAAACCACAACTctccataatagtatgataccACGTTACTTTGATAGTTTATTTGTGTTCAAGTTGAATAGAGCTTCTTAGCTGATTGGTTGATCTCATATTTATGCAGTAATATTATGTGGTCATTGATTTCTGAAGCATTCTTTTGAAGAACTTGGTGACTATTCAGTTCTTTGATGAATAACTCATGACTTCTTTTGGCAAATGATTGGATTGAGAGTCTAttctttcagtttcttttgAAAGCTATACCTGACAAGCAGAGATGAGCGTGGTAGGTTTCGATATTGGAAATGAGAATTGTGTTATTGCTGTGTCGAGGCAACGAGGTATCGATGTTCTTCTAAATGAAGAATCACAACGAGAAACCCCGGCCGTAATATGTTTCGGGGAAAAGCAGCGGTTCTTGGGGTCAGCAGGTGCTGCTTCTGCAACAATGAACCCGAGATCCACAATATCGCAGGTAAAGAGATTGATCGGACGTAACTATGGTGACCCAGATGTTCAAAAGGATCTCGAAACGCTTCCTTTCGAAACATCTCCAGCCCTCGATGGCAGCATATTGGTTCACGTGAAATACTTAGGGGAGACTCATACATTTACTCCAGTTCAGATCATGGCAATGCTCTTTGCACATTTGAGAGATGTAGCTGAGAAAAACTTGGGAGCGCCATTTTCAGACTGCGTTATCGGTATTCCATCGTATTTTACGGATTTACAAAGACGTTTATATTCGAACGCTGCTGCTATTGCTGGTTTAAAGCCTTTGAGACTCATGCATGACTGTACTGCAACAGCACTTAGCTACGGGATTTATAAAGCAGATGTCTCAAATAAAGGTCCAATATATGTTGCCTTTGTTGATATTGGTCATTGTGATACTCAGGTCTCTATTGTATCGTTCCAGCCCGGACATATGAGTATCATGTCGCATACATTTGATAGCGATTTGGGAGGTCGAGACTTTGATGAGCTTTTATTCAGCCATTTTGTTGCAGAGTTTAAGAAGAATTACGATATCGATGTAAACTCAAACGTCAAGGCTTCTATCAGATTGCGGGCGGCTTGTGAGAAGCTGAAGAATGTTCTGAGTGCAAACTTAGAGGCACCTCTTAATATTGAATGCCTGATGGATGAGAAGGACGTTAAGGGGTTTATCAAAAGAGAAGAGTTTGAAAAGCTTGCTGCTGGGTTATTGGAGAGGATTAGTGTTCCTTGTACAAGAGCCTTAGCTGATGCAGGGTTAACTGTGGGAAGAATCCATTCGGTTGAACTTGTTGGATCGGGGTCGAGGATCCCTGCGATAACGAGGTTATTGGCTTCTGTTTTTAAGAAAGAACCGAGTCGTAAACTTAATGCTAGTGAATGTGTAGCTCGTGGTTGTGCTCTACAGTGTGCGATGCTTAGCCCCGATTTCCGGGTTAGAGAATATGAGGTATGTACTTTGCTTGAGGTTTTGTAGCTTGCATTAGCTAGGCATGTAATGGAAGGTGGCCATGGGCAATGCCTTGTAGTTTGGTTCGAGTTTAATTGATTTTCGAGACGGTTAAAAGTCGTCTTAGGAATTTAATTGATCTTCCAAACTACTAGGAAGATTATGTTCCTCGCATGGACTTGAactgtaacggctcaagcccaccattagcagatattgtccactttatgctttccctttcgggcttcccctcaaggtttttaaaacgcgtcttctagggagaggtttctacacccttataaagaatgtttcgttctcctccccaaccgatgtgggatctcacaatccaccccctttggggcccagtctcctcgttggcactcgttcccttctccaatcgatggaagaccccctaatccaccccccttcgggccataacgtccttgctggcacaccatttCGTGTTTACCCCCCGCTTTGTGGACActaagcggtgtgccagcgaggatgctgggccccgaaaggggtggattgtgagatcctacatcaattagagagaggaacgagggccagcgaagacgctgagccccaaaggggggtggattgtgagatcccacatcagttggagaggggaacgaagcattctttataagggtgtggaaacctctccctagcagacacgttttaaaaaccttaaggggaagtccaaaagggaaagccgaaagagttGAGCTGTTACATGAACCTTTCCGCACACGACAACTAAATGAAACACAAAAGTCCCATCTTTTAACGACGCGTTTTCGTCATTCACTTTCTTTACAAGTTCGTTTTTCTAAGGTTATTAGTTGTATGAATGCTAAATGATACATGGTTAACAAAGCGCAGGTTCAGGATTCATCCCCTTTCTCCATTGGCTTCTCATCAGACGCAGGACCAATTAGCTTGGGCTCAAATAATGTTCTATTTCCCAAAGGCCAACACATTCCAAGCACTAAAGTTCTCTCATTCCACCGCAACAGCTTGTTCCATTTAGAAGCATTCTACACTAATCTGGATGATCTACCTCCTGGCATGTCTTCAAAAATTGGTTGTTTTACAGTATGTTCTATTCTAAGCTTTTTATTACTGTTCTTGTGAAGCTGGAAGGCTTTTGAGCTGTCCCAGTGTTCATAAACTACTCTAGAGAGTGTCTTGACTTGTTTCtgcttcttttttcattccaTTTATGATGCAGATTGGTCCTGTCCAAGGCTCAAACAACTCGAACTCGAACGCGAGGATTAAAGTTAGAGTTCAGTTAAATTTGAACGGCATCGTTACGGTTGAATCAGCTACGGTAAGTaatgtgtgagatcctacgtcagttggggaggagaatgaagcattctttataagggtgtggaaaccttcccctagtagacgcgttttaaaaaccttgagggtaagcccgaaagggaaagtcaaaagaggacaatatctgctagtggtgggcttggactgttacaaatggtataagagctgGATATCGGACGGTGTggcagcgaggacgctggccctgaagggaggtggattgtgagatcccacatcgattggagagaggaacgagtgccagcgaggacgctagaccccGAAAGtgggtgggttgtgagatcccacatcggttggggaggagaatgacgcattctttataaggctgtggaaaccttcccctgccagacgcgttttaaaaaccttgagggtaacctgaaaagagaaagcccaaagaggacaatatctgctagtggcgggcttggactgttacaaatggtatcagagccgcacaccggacggtgtgccaatgaggactctggccccgaagggaggtggattgtgagatcccacattgattggagagaggaacgagtgccagcgaggacgttgggccctaaaagtgggtggattgtgagatcccacatcggttggggaggagaatgaaaccttctttataagggtgtggaaactttcccctagtagacgcattttaaaaaccttgagggtaagcccgaaagggaaagcccaaagagaacaatatctgctagtggtgggcttgggctgttataaatggtatcagagccagacatcgggcagtgtgccaatgaggactctggccccgaagggaggtggattgtgagatcccacattgattggagagaggaacgagtgccagcgaggacgttgggccctaaaagtgggtggattgtgagatcccacatcggttggggaggagaatgaaaccttctttataagggtgtggaaactttcccctagtagacgcattttaaaaaccttgagggtaagcccgaaagggaaagcccaaagagaacaatatctgctagtggtgggcttgggctgttataaatggtatcagagccagacatcgggcagtgtgccagtgaggacgctggccccgaagggaggtggattgtgagatcccacatcgattggagagaggaacgagtgctagcgaggacgctgggccccgaaagtgggtgggttgtgagatcccacatcggttggggaggagaatgaagcattctttataagggtgtggaaaccttcccctaacagacgcgttttaaaaaccttaagggtaagctcgaaagggaaagcccaaagaggacaatatctgctagcataATATTTTCATCAAGTTCCTACCATTTAAGAGATTTTTCTCTGTATTTATACGAATCATGAATTTAGCTTGTAGAGGATAATGTAGATGAACAAATACCAACGAGAGACGCTACTCACTCGAATACAGAGAACATGGAGACCGAGTTTGTCGATTCTTCCCATTCGAAGGTATTGAATACAGTCCCTTTCAGCACTCAAAAGCTTCATGTACATCAAAAAGATGGACTACAGTTAATTCTATATACTATCTAGAAAACCTCATATACTatgtttttgtgagatcccacgttggttggggagaacgaaataccctttataagggtgtggaaacctctccctagcagacgcgttttaaaagccttgaggagaaacccgaaagggaaagcccaaataggacaatatctgctagcggtgggcttgagccgttataaatggtataagggccagacaccgggcaatgtgtcagcgagaagactgagccccgaagggggatgggcacgaggcggtgtgccaatggagaagggaacgagtgtcagtgagtacgctggccccgaagaggggtggattgtgagatcctacatttgttgggggagaacaaaacaccctttataagggtatggaaatctctccctcgcagatgcgttttaaaagccttaaggggaaacccgaaagggaaagcccaaagaggacaacatctgctagcgatgggcttgggccgttacagtttCTCATCTCCCGACACTTTTTTCCTTGGAAAATTGTCTCTTTACAGTGATTTGGTGTCTATTAATTCATTGCATTTTCCAGTGTGATGTTTCAAGAAAAGTTAGGAGTACAAGGAGGATTGACATACCAGTTAGTGAACACATATATGGTGGAATGACAAAGGCTGAGCTCTCAGAAGCCCAACAAAGAGAGCTCCAATTGGCTCAAATGGACAAGAACATGGAACAAGCCAAAAATGAGAAGAATGCTTTGGAGTCATACGTCTATGAGATGAGGAATAAGGTAAATATTCTTCCTTTTCCGATGCCAATGGTACGTTTCGATTTGAGTgatacgaaaaaaaaaacgttatcAAAAGCTTACTTTACATCTATATCTTTGGTCTAGTTTCGTTGGATGTATGAACCGAACGTAGAACTCGATCTTTTAACGCTACTGTTATAAATTGTTTTGGATACTTGGGGGGTGGCTATACGAATTTCAGTTGCTGCGACACCACTTTTTAGATCAGATTATTGATTTCCGTCATGCGAGCTTGAAGCATCGTTTTGTTTCAAGAAGTTTAAGTTGTCGTgtgatttcaaatttgtaaaaCTTTCTGGTACGAAATAGGGTGTCTTATTTCAATACTATAAATAGTCGTTCATGTTGTTACTTTAGTATGAAGATTTTGGATATTACAGCGAAAGTTTCATATTATGCTTCTTGAGTCATGAGCTTGTTCGTTtgtattttttgtgtttagaTTTTAGATTTGTATGTTAGAGTCATTCCGTAGTTTTGATCAAACtatcttgtggagtgatttgaatcacgagtctagaaacgagttttctttactcttgatcttgatcatcaaggtaatctgTTTCAAAACTTTTCTTAGAGCTGATTCCTTATCgttttttttgggttcttGGATAATTTAGATCTAAACGTCTTGTACTTCAACAAGGTTGTTCGATCAATTCCTAAGAGTTCCATAACACTTTCCCTTTGAACAACTTTCGACTTTTTAAATGTTCATCGTATCTTGAGGTAGACTTTTATTCTCATGCATACtgtgaataataatatttatcttGTATTACGAAAATAATGATGATGTTTGAAAGTGATTTGTTAATAGCTTTTCAACACGTATCGGAGTTTCGCTAGTGATCAAGAGCGAGAAGGAATCTTCTCAAGTCTCCAGCAAACCGAGGAGTGGCTATACGAGGATGGAGACGATGAGACAGAGAGTGCTTATGCTTCTAAGTTAGATGACCTTAAGAAGGTAGTTTCTTATACTTAATACAAgtctgtaacagctcaagcctaccgctagcaaatattgtcctctttgggtttttcctttcgggcttcccctcaaggtttctaaaacgtgtctgctagggagaggtttccacgcccttataaagaatgtttcgttctcctccctaaccgatgtgggcttgagctgttacaagtTATATCACATTTTCTGAACCAAGTTCTCTTCTCCTTGCTTACTCTACTCTTTCATTGTTCTTAGTTGGTGGATCCTGTAATTAACCGATACGAAGACGAGGAAGCTAGAGCACAAGCTAAAAAGCATCTGTTAAAGCGTATTTCCGATTATAGGAACTCTGGGGATTCAATTTCTCCTCACGTTCGAGCTTCGGTATCGACAAATGACCTCTACCATTACTACAGTTGGTTTTGTTTGAATTCTCTCACTAATGAACTCCATTTTTCTCCAGATCCTTGAGGAGTGTGACAGAGCAGAGCAATGGCTAACAGAGACAAGCCAACAGCAAGAGTTGTTACCAAAAAACACAGACCCTTTACTATGGTCAAGCGAGATCAGAACTCGAGAAGACGATTTTGACAAGTACGATGCTTCTCTGTTTGATtcgttaaaatataaaaggttTCTGTAAGATTAGGCTAAGTGAAACTAATCGGAATGGTCGTTTAGAACATTGATTTAAGCTACACGATCTTTCTGCTTATCGAACCCAAAATTCAgttctatatttatttcaaataagcATGCTTGGTATCTGCAGATCCAGTGGCTTACTACCATTTTTGCTTAAACTGCATTTCAGGACATGCCAAAGGATCTTGGGACAACCTGTGTCTTCTCATACACATTCAGGCGATTCAGAGGAACCAAACCATCACAATTCTTCTGATAATCACTCTTAAAAGGCAACATTAGTTTCTCTTTAGATTAATCAAAGGTTATGATCATATCCAGAATGAAGATGAGGTGAAAGAGTAGTGCCACTGCAGCTGAT
Encoded proteins:
- the LOC111797059 gene encoding heat shock 70 kDa protein 16-like codes for the protein MSVVGFDIGNENCVIAVSRQRGIDVLLNEESQRETPAVICFGEKQRFLGSAGAASATMNPRSTISQVKRLIGRNYGDPDVQKDLETLPFETSPALDGSILVHVKYLGETHTFTPVQIMAMLFAHLRDVAEKNLGAPFSDCVIGIPSYFTDLQRRLYSNAAAIAGLKPLRLMHDCTATALSYGIYKADVSNKGPIYVAFVDIGHCDTQVSIVSFQPGHMSIMSHTFDSDLGGRDFDELLFSHFVAEFKKNYDIDVNSNVKASIRLRAACEKLKNVLSANLEAPLNIECLMDEKDVKGFIKREEFEKLAAGLLERISVPCTRALADAGLTVGRIHSVELVGSGSRIPAITRLLASVFKKEPSRKLNASECVARGCALQCAMLSPDFRVREYEVQDSSPFSIGFSSDAGPISLGSNNVLFPKGQHIPSTKVLSFHRNSLFHLEAFYTNLDDLPPGMSSKIGCFTIGPVQGSNNSNSNARIKVRVQLNLNGIVTVESATLVEDNVDEQIPTRDATHSNTENMETEFVDSSHSKCDVSRKVRSTRRIDIPVSEHIYGGMTKAELSEAQQRELQLAQMDKNMEQAKNEKNALESYVYEMRNKLFNTYRSFASDQEREGIFSSLQQTEEWLYEDGDDETESAYASKLDDLKKLVDPVINRYEDEEARAQAKKHLLKRISDYRNSGDSISPHVRASILEECDRAEQWLTETSQQQELLPKNTDPLLWSSEIRTREDDFDKTCQRILGQPVSSHTHSGDSEEPNHHNSSDNHS